The DNA segment GGGTTTGATCCTCAACACATTCGAAGACATGGAAAGCGAGGTTTTGGATGCTCTGCAGGGGTTCTTCCCGCGGATTTACACGCTCGGTGCCGTCGGCTCACTCGTCGAACGGGTTGCGGGAGGAAGCCGAAGCACCTCACCGCGCTTGGGCTTTTGGCGAGAGGATCGCAGGTGCATGGACTGGCTCGACGCTCAACAGGATGCATCGGTGATCTACGTGAGTTTCGGAAGCCTCGCGGTCTTGACGGTCACGCAGCTGACGGAGTTTGCATGGGGCCTCGCCGACAGCAACCATCCCTTCCTGTGGGTCATTCGACCCGACATGGTCGAAGGCGGGGCCGCCACGTTGCCGGAAGAGTTCATCGAAGAAACAAAAGGGAGGAGCTTCTTCGCCGGCTGGTGTCGACAAGGAGAAGTGCTCGCCCACCCTTCCATCGCTGGCTTTCTGACGCACAGCGGCTGGAACTCCATGATGGAGAGCGTCGCCTGCGGCGTGCCGGTGATCTGCTGGCCAGGATTCGCGGAGCAGTACACGAATTGCCTGTATGCTTGCGAGCAGTGGGGATTCGGCATGGAGATCGACCAAGTCGTGAAGAGAGAGCAGGTCAAGGACGTCGTTGTGGAGCTGATGGAAggagagaaggggaaggagatgAGGAAGAACGCCACCAAATGGAAAGAGATGGCAGCGCGAGCAACAGCGCAAGGTGGGAGCTCACATGGAAACCTGGAGAGATTGGTGAAGGACTTGAATCCTTAACACAATTGGATTAACATTGCAGTAATCTTCTTGTATGCTTCCTTTGTAGAGGTCATGAGAATTCTGTACATGTTTAAACTAAGCTGGTATATTTGACATGGTTTAGTGTCACAAGTTATCATTGGAATCTAAATGCTACAATGCAGATGACAAAGACAGCATAATATAATTCCATCACTAAATTTCCATCTGCTTAGAAAGAAAtattcaagtatttttagaagAAACTTTGAAATGGCAAGTCAATATGTCCAGCATGCATCATCAAAATTCTGACTCATTGGTGGGAAGATCATGTACACAAGAAATTTAGAGATGCAATGAATGATTGCtctacaaaaataataattagagagaaaaaaaataaagaaagagtTTGGAGTCGATTAGTGTTCATCACAGGGCACAAGAAGTAGTTTCACCACTGAATGTAGCTGCCCTGGAAatgtcttttttatgccaaaaaaaaaagaaaaaagacttgGGATTTAAACCTTTGACACAATTTATTCAGTCCATTTGTTTTATTGTTCGTCGTGATCAGTTGATGAGCAGAAGTTATGCTGAAGGATGAGAATTGCCACCTTCAAGCATCCTGGTTATCATCAGAGTCTGCTCCAGGTGTGGAGAGTTGCTGAGGAGCTTGTGAGCCTGTTAGAATTCATGAGATAGGAAAAATGTTAGTAATCCAATTGATTTAGAAAATGACACAGTGCTTTTAGGTTGGAAATGTCACAGTAAATTAATCGATATCAAAAGTTACAAATATGACCAGGAATGCTAGCAATAATGGAGAAGCAGGCTTAATGTAGATGAAAACCAGGGGATATTGTTGATGAAACTATGTGAAGTGGTGTAGAGCATATATACAAATAACAGCTGAATTATTGCAAAAAGTACTCTTGTTTCTGCATGAAGTTTTGTGGTTGATACTACTTAAAACATGTCAATAACTATGTCATAACTTTTTTAATTGTTAGCTTATGAATCTGATCTGATGTGAGTTTTTAACAAGATTACAGGATAACTTCATATGTTTCTGCAGGTATTGGTGCTAAAGTTGTAAGAAAATATAACATAGATGGATTTTATATTACTGTCTTAAGATTTTTTGATACATATACAAGAATGATCACTTaggtaagtattttttttttttgttccttctTTCTGGAAGCACACACATAAATAATAATTTGTTATATAAAGAGGCAGCATTAATCATTTGGTTCATCCCAAAAAATGTCTTCCCAAACTGTGCTTTTATTTTGTGGAGAAGTTGCATCATTTACAATACCCTTTACATTCTATAGATCCAAATTCTCAAGCTGACTGTTCACACTGTGAAAAGAAACATAAGATCTTTCAAAAgaataaataagaaaagaacataTGAAGCCAGATGGGTAGCCTCTCAACTAGTGAAAATTCTGCAGTTTGTTGCTACGGGCATGTCAATCAATTTAGATGTTTCAAATTCTCAAGCTGATTGTTCACATTGTGAAAAGAAGCATAAGATCTTTCAAAAGAACaaagaaggaaagaacacatgAAGCCAGATCAGTTGTTTCCCAATTAGTGAAAATCCTGCAGTTTTTTGCTGCTACAATCATGTCAATCAACTAGGATCTTTTAACTCAAGCTGATTTTTCACATTGTGAAAAGCAACATAAGATCTTTCAAAAGAATATATAAGAAAAGAACATATGAAGCCAGATGAGTAACTTCTCAACTAGTGAAAACACTGCAACTTGTTGCTACAATCATGTCAATCAAGTATGTCAAGTGTTTAAGGTATCAAAATCTCTTTGAAAAAAAGTAACTTTATTCTTACAAAAAAAGTCACAATGCAGAGATATAGAAGACAAAGTGTGGTACCTTCTGTAGTGTTCAGGGGTTGCCTTGCATGTGGTGGGGGCTGCAGTTGAAATGGATACTGCTGTGAAGATGAGGGGATGAAGGTCCCTTCCATGTGGGGTGCAGGATACTGCATGTAGTGTGAAGGAAAACCTGCCCTAGCAGTTTGCAAGTACCCTATTGGAGGGCAATGGTAGGGTGGATGTCCAACAGTTGGTGGTGAAGTTGGTCCATACAATTGTTGATGGTAGTAGGATGCCATTTGAGGGTTGTACACAGCAGTCTGTTTGCACaatccataaaaaaaaagggaacaaaAAAAGATAGCTTCTATCAATATATTTTATGCTATTATTCAACCAATTATGACTGACTGTATGAAAGAACAGACTTGGATATCAATATTCTGCAGTTGTTAGACTGTTTATGGTTGATTTTACTTTCAgatgaatacaaaataaaaaattgaacaTACACAAGCTTTATATTGCTCAAGAAGACATGCTGGGGAAACATGGTTTATATTGAACTTGTATGATAACAGCTAGATTATATCCAAACAAGTTGGCATTGTGCTCTGTTTCTGGTAAATTTGGGTAGAATCTTTAGCAGTTTAACAAAGTTAAGTTGAGACTCTGAACTCTTGGATTTTCCATGCACTGATACAAGTTCTTTTGATATCATAGCCAAATCTGCATCAAAATGCAGCTCTCCAGTTTTAGCAGAAACAGAAAcacagaagaaaggaagaagCACTAACTTGTTGGTATACATACTCAGCTGGATAGGCCACATACCTGCACGGACACAGCAATAACCATTAGACTGAGATTAACATGTTGAAGACCATATGAACAGACCACATTGCATGAGAACTTGATGTATTTTGTGTGAATTAGGCTGCGGTTTTGGGAGGACAGAGACAGAAAGCCCTGCATTAGGGTTTGTATGTGGGCCAGCATCAATGTGTGCCAAACATGGGTCCCCGTGGATGGATGACAGGCATTAACTGCGCCTGAGAcaagccaccaccaccacctcacaCTGTGCAGAGGAGGAGTTGCCACCAATCCATTCAATGGGCTCTCCAGGCGGTCCACATGCCTTGGATTGGTGCTGCAGATGGTGGGACTCACCCGAAGGGAGAAGGGTAAACAACTGGGGCTGGAGGAGCGGGGGCCACCTGGGCTGGCACTCTGCTGTATTGCCGGTACATGCTCCCTTCTGGGCTCCTCCCTGCGGACCAGATGATTAGAAGCAGCCAGCCATTAATGTAAGAGAAGGTTGCAGATTTAACCACATTTAAGTCAAATTTGCAGCTTAATCATGATTAATCAATGACAAACGATTCAGGCGCCTCCCATTTTGCCCAAGCATCATCAAGACCTATGCCTGCTTTGGATCAGCAAGCTGTCCCTTTGAGCTGGCATGTTAGTATTTTTTATCTGATGGAGGTATCTGCACCGGCCATTACCTTTCTCGGTTTAGATGATTTAGCTGATCGAtataaagaaaggaagaagaagatgaagagcatAAAGTAAGAGATTAAGCCATCTACAAGTATATCCATCTTCTTTCTGTTGTCCAAGTGTTGTGGGAAATGCACAACGCATTATATCATACACACCTCGTGGTGGAGAGGGTCGCTGCCTCCCCAAAGCGGCAATGTTGCAGTTGGCTCGCCTGCCGTCGATCACCGGGTTGGGATCCACCACTGACCTCCTCGCCGACTCGGGGTCGCGGAAGGTCACCTGCCAATCCCAGGATATTGTAGCCTCGGATGTTAGAGTGGAAACGCATGAAGCAAAACGATACCAAGAACACACTGTCCTTCTCCACCTCTACGTTGGATAGCATGATGCAAGAGATCAATAAATAAGGTAGtaatggatcatgatgagataggGTACACAGAATGCGATAAATAACAGGAAAATATCAGTACTATATTACTGTTGATGGATCAAGGGATCAATAAGAGATGGACAAACCGACAAGCAAACAAAGAAACAAAGCTcacagtagagagagagagagagagagagagagagagagagctcacgAAGCCATAGCCTTTGGATCGCCCGGTGATCTTGTCGGATATGATCACGGCCTCGAGGATTTCACCAAACTGCTCGAAGAAACGGCGGAGCTCCGCCGTGGGAGTCTCCCATGCCAATCCACCCACAAACACTTTGGTCAAGGTTGTGTCGCCAAACCTTGACCGATAGTGCGGGCTGGAAgtcgaaggagaagaagaggaagccatACGCGCGGCTGTAAGACCgcctcctcttccctttatctCGTGTTCTCTGTGCACGGGGAAATCAAGGAAGAGGTGACAGCCTCGATATGGCGAGCAGGAGGCTGAGTCTCATACGAAATATGGAAGGTTGACTATATGTTCTTATCTATCTTGCTTGCATACGGACGCAATCTTCCGTCTCCTTTTTGTGTACTcctcccttcctcttctttgacccTTAGAGTCATAGAAAGGAACGCTAAAGAGATATAGAGGAGGAGATGACGGTGGTGGTGATGGGGAAATCTAACAAGGCTGGGATGGTGAACCAACTGGTGCAAAGGACTTCCTCGCTGTATGAGAGTTTTGGATATCGGCTGACAGCTGCacgacccctctctctctctctctcgatccgtGTTACTGTCCTCCTTGTataagagcgagagagagagagagagagagagagagagagagagagagatgatggctGAAGGAAGTAAAACAATATTGAAAGAAACAAAGGCATGTTCAGCACTTGTTTTGTAGCTAAGGAAAGGGCGAAGGTGCATTAAAAGATCGGTGGCGAATTCCTGCTGTGCTGCAAGTGCTCCACATAGATGGAACAAAGGATGTGAGTCGTCCATGGCAACAGATGCTGCTGATTCGGTAGGGCGTGGCCCCCCCCACGCCGGTGTCCTCCATTTGATTATTAGCTTGCTTGCCCTCACTGCCCTTTCTCATGTCACTCTTCTTCTATCTCCTTGTGGAACTCCTTGTTTCTTTGGAGACAAGCAACTGGGTGACGGCACGCAGAAAACTGTGGGTGCTGGTCATCACCTTAGGTTAAACCTCTCGTTACGAGCTTAGCAGGTGTTCATCtttggaggaggaggatgatgagttctcgaccagagagagagagagagagagagaggggcccaACTCCAGCTGAAACAGGGTGTGCCGATGGGTCTCCCACTCAGATATCCGCCTGTCATCAAAGCTTTCCACCTCCGTCCACCGGTATACACGCCTGCTGTCGCTATCCAGCCTCGCACGTGCTCGCTTGCACGTGCATAAGCTTCATCGTGGAAGAGGAAGAAGCATCTGATGACAGGTAATGCGCCACGGAGAAGACGACCTCTCATCCGTGAACatcgatggtggtaacattgtttaaTGGGTAGATCAGATCAGTCGATGCACAGCACCTCCACGAACCTTaatctccttttcttttttgctgCACTGTGATGATATCAACCTTTCTGCTAGCCATAATCCACCACCAACTAAGACCTCCTCTTTGCCAGCTTGAATGATGATGATGGGTTGGGGTTGGTCAaacattttcatattgctttctgGGCAGTGCTTtgttggtctctctctctctctctctctctctctctctctctctctctttctctctctctgcattTGAGTTAAAAGGTTTAGTCAACTCCAAGTCCTGAACCTAAAAACATTGATGTGTGTTGCAAGTAAAGATTATACAAAGCATATACTAACTAAAGATGAGATGACATGAGTTTCCATTTTACTTGGAATATGCTTTCTATAAGTATATGTATACATTGTatatgctttatatatatatatatatatatatatatatatatatatatatatatatatatatatatatatatatatatatatatatatatatatatatatatatatatatatatatatatatatatataaactaatattaaagttataatatataactaataaaaaatatatattactaaTAAAGTATATATATTACTAATAAATCTCCTTTAGTCATgataagttagaaaaaaaaatatattactaataaaatcaaattttatatGTTTATGTTTCCTTATTGCATTTAGTTATAATATATAACAAACAAAAACTCATTATCTCTCATTTGGAAGAGAAACAAGATAATCAAATTATGATTGACCCATAAATGATTCTTGGACTCatcaatataacaaaaaaaaaagggagattatGTTGTTCAAATTATTAATGTCTTGGAGCTATCGAAGTGGGAATAATCAAACTAGACTAACATTATCGAATATATGTGAAAAGGTACAACTACATGGGCTACAACTTCACATGTATGTCTCCCTTAATAAGAGGAGATATAATTTATGAGAAGACCCACTCTATGATAAAAGCAATTATTTGATACTGACCACATTGGCTTTATAGATAGATTGTGAGAGTcatgtcaaaattatttttcatgattttaaatcaatAACATATTCAAAGAAAACATGTCTCCTCACTTgttctcttaaaaaaaaataataattaaaaatttaaatatatttagcaCGTGTAAAGTCAAAAATATTAACCTTTTTACGTATTATATATGAATAATAGAATgattcatttttcttttattgaTAATTATTATATAAGGTTACAATTAAGTTGACTCTTTATAAGCAAGTCGGATTTGATATCTAAGTGGGCCACATTTATAAGAAGTGCTTCAAATTGGGCTTATCATCCTTAACGAGCAATGTTGATAATATGAATAGTATTCGAAAGGCTTATATTTGAGAAGAATATCAATGCAATCAACTTGACATTACTTGGGCATATTGCTATATCTTAAGCATAGCAACTACACTTGTGGTAGGATTGGGTTGGGTTGATAGCCACTGTCGTAGGTTGTGAGATTAACTCTTTGGAGTGTAGGCCGACCTAATGTTTCTTTAGGTGGTGGATGATAAATCATCACATATTAAATTGGATTAGGAAATCCATTAATTAAGGTAGGGTTTTAAATCGATAGGGATAAAGACCAAAAAATGAagtgtataataataataataataataataataataataataataataataataatgctcATTATCATCATCTTACAATTGTTATGGATAAATTTTCGAGATTCCTTTCTTTGATGTGATTTAACATTAAAAACTAAACTCACAAAAAAAAATGctatgtttttttttctaattgtACAATCATATAAATATAACCATAATGTATAAAGCATTAGGCAACATCAAGGAAACCACCATGG comes from the Musa acuminata AAA Group cultivar baxijiao chromosome BXJ2-8, Cavendish_Baxijiao_AAA, whole genome shotgun sequence genome and includes:
- the LOC135619768 gene encoding uncharacterized protein LOC135619768 isoform X2, whose protein sequence is MASSSSPSTSSPHYRSRFGDTTLTKVFVGGLAWETPTAELRRFFEQFGEILEAVIISDKITGRSKGYGFVTFRDPESARRSVVDPNPVIDGRRANCNIAALGRQRPSPPRGRSPEGSMYRQYSRVPAQVAPAPPAPVVYPSPFGYVAYPAEYVYQQTAVYNPQMASYYHQQLYGPTSPPTVGHPPYHCPPIGYLQTARAGFPSHYMQYPAPHMEGTFIPSSSQQYPFQLQPPPHARQPLNTTEGSQAPQQLSTPGADSDDNQDA
- the LOC135619767 gene encoding 7-deoxyloganetin glucosyltransferase-like; this encodes MLNDAAEREDEAIVSVKQKMRPHAVLIPYPTAGQLNPMLQLAELLQSRGFYITFVNTEFSRRQLLRTGGPGALSGSETFRFVTIADGVSQADHLGPDRLVELWLSIQKNCPAALAELLLELNASSDVPRITCIVANYLMTFTRAVAEQIGVPELVFWTTSACGLMASLQLGELVRRGYIPFKDEICLTNGYLDTAIDWIPGMKEMRLRDLSSFIRTTDHDDIFLKTEMEEVDYALKAWGLILNTFEDMESEVLDALQGFFPRIYTLGAVGSLVERVAGGSRSTSPRLGFWREDRRCMDWLDAQQDASVIYVSFGSLAVLTVTQLTEFAWGLADSNHPFLWVIRPDMVEGGAATLPEEFIEETKGRSFFAGWCRQGEVLAHPSIAGFLTHSGWNSMMESVACGVPVICWPGFAEQYTNCLYACEQWGFGMEIDQVVKREQVKDVVVELMEGEKGKEMRKNATKWKEMAARATAQGGSSHGNLERLVKDLNP
- the LOC135619768 gene encoding uncharacterized protein LOC135619768 isoform X1, whose translation is MASSSSPSTSSPHYRSRFGDTTLTKVFVGGLAWETPTAELRRFFEQFGEILEAVIISDKITGRSKGYGFRWRRTVCSWYRFASCVSTLTSEATISWDWQVTFRDPESARRSVVDPNPVIDGRRANCNIAALGRQRPSPPRGRSPEGSMYRQYSRVPAQVAPAPPAPVVYPSPFGYVAYPAEYVYQQTAVYNPQMASYYHQQLYGPTSPPTVGHPPYHCPPIGYLQTARAGFPSHYMQYPAPHMEGTFIPSSSQQYPFQLQPPPHARQPLNTTEGSQAPQQLSTPGADSDDNQDA